The Tachyglossus aculeatus isolate mTacAcu1 chromosome 4, mTacAcu1.pri, whole genome shotgun sequence genome contains a region encoding:
- the TBC1D13 gene encoding TBC1 domain family member 13: MSSLHRSRIAYFQGVLSEPKIALEKLRELCFSGIPFEGGIRCLCWKILLNYLPLEKASWTSILSKQRELYSQFLKEMIIQPGIAKANMGVSREDVTFEDHPLNPNPESRWNTYFKDNEVLLQIDKDVRRLYPDMSFFQTCTDYPCLLILDPQNEFETLRKRVEQTTLKSQTVARTRSGFTNMSSPHKTPAPHSLSEYKVLPNGCEAHWEVVERILFIYAKLNPGIAYVQGMNEIVGPLYYTFANDPNNEGKEHAEADTFFCFTNLMSEIRDNFIKSLDDSQCGITYKMERVYSILKEKDMALYLKLQDQNIKPQFFAFRWLTLLLSQEFLLPDVIRIWDSLFADDSRFDFLLLVCCSMLVLIREQLLGGDFTQNMRLLQDYPNSDVHQILKKAKELQDSN; this comes from the exons ATGTCGAGCCTGCACAGGAGCCG GATTGCATATTTCCAAGGTGTCCTGAGTGAGCCCAAAATCGCCCTGGAAAAGCTCCGTGAACTCTGCTTCAGTG GGATCCCTTTTGAGGGCGGAATTCGCTGCCTTTGCTGGAAG ATTCTTTTGAACTACCTCCCTCTGGAGAAGGCCTCATGGACCTCCATCCTGTCCAAGCAGAG GGAACTGTACTCCCAGTTCCTGAAAGAAATGATCATCCAGCCTGGGATAGCCAAAGCCAACATGGGCGTCTCCAGAGAGGACGTGACCTTTGAAGACCAT ccaCTCAACCCCAACCCCGAAAGCCGGTGGAACACGTACTTCAAGGACAACGAGGTGCTGCTGCAGATAGACAAAGATGTCAG GAGGCTGTACCCAGACATGTCCTTCTTCCAGACCTGCACCGACTACCCCTGCCTGCTCATCCTGGACCCCCAGAATGAGTTCGAGACCCTCCGCAAGCGGGTGGAGCAGACCACCCTGAAATCACAGACGGTGGCGCGGACCCGAAGCGGCTTCACCAAC ATGAGCTCCCCACACAAGACCCCAGCCCCGCATTCGCTGAGCGAATACAAGGTGCTGCCCAACGGCTGTGAGGCTCACTGGGAGGTGGTGGAGCGCATCCTGTTCATCTATGCCAAGCTGAACCCGGGCATCGCGTACGTCCAGGGCATGAACGAGATCGTGGGGCCGCTGTACTACACCTTCGCCAACGACCCCAACAACgaagggaaag AACACGCTGAGGCGGACACCTTCTTCTGCTTCACCAACCTGATGTCCGAGATCCGGGACAACTTCATCAAGAGCCTGGATGATTCCCAGTGCGGCATCACCTACAAGATGGAGAGGGTGTATTCCATCCTGAAGGAGAAGGACATGGCGCTCTACCTGAAGCTG caaGATCAGAACATCAAGCCCCAGTTCTTCGCCTTCCGCTGGCTGACGCTGCTGCTGTCCCAAGAGTTCCTGCTCCCCGACGTCATCCGCATCTGGGACTCCCTCTTCGCCGACGACAGCCGCTTcgacttcctcctcctcgtctgctGTTCCATGCTGGT GTTGATCCGTGAGCAGTTGCTGGGAGGGGACTTCACCCAGAACATGAGGCTGCTGCAG GATTACCCCAACTCGGATGTCCATCAGATCCTAAAGAAAGCCAAGGAACTTCAAGACTCCAATTag